The following proteins come from a genomic window of Nitrospira sp.:
- a CDS encoding Asp-tRNA(Asn)/Glu-tRNA(Gln) amidotransferase subunit GatC, translating into MEITQQDVEKVAQLARLAVTPAEKETFSKQLTQILAHVDTLNEYDTTGIEPTAVVMGQVNVFRDDLVRPSLPSDKALANAPEREADGFVVPKILEER; encoded by the coding sequence GTGGAGATCACGCAGCAGGATGTGGAAAAGGTGGCCCAGTTGGCGCGATTGGCTGTCACGCCGGCCGAGAAGGAGACATTCTCCAAACAGTTGACCCAGATTCTCGCGCATGTCGATACGTTGAACGAGTACGACACGACGGGAATCGAGCCGACTGCCGTCGTCATGGGGCAGGTCAATGTGTTTCGTGATGACCTCGTACGACCATCGCTGCCTTCGGACAAAGCTTTGGCCAATGCGCCTGAGCGTGAAGCTGACGGATTTGTTGTACCCAAAATTCTAGAGGAGCGTTAA
- a CDS encoding Aspartate 1-decarboxylase, with product MFRQMLRSKIHRATVTGAHLEYEGSLTIDQELMEAAGILPYEAIICSNLNNGERFMTYAINGTRGKGEIILNGPTARKAAVGDQIIIFCYEYYGEEEIKKHAPKIVRVNDKNRIVTVS from the coding sequence ATGTTTCGACAAATGCTACGTTCCAAAATTCACCGTGCGACAGTGACCGGTGCCCATCTCGAGTATGAGGGCAGTCTGACCATCGATCAAGAATTGATGGAGGCGGCGGGGATCCTGCCGTATGAAGCGATCATCTGTTCGAACTTGAATAACGGCGAGCGATTCATGACCTACGCGATCAACGGTACGCGAGGGAAAGGGGAGATCATTTTGAATGGACCGACCGCGCGAAAAGCGGCGGTCGGAGATCAGATCATTATTTTTTGTTATGAGTATTACGGCGAAGAAGAGATCAAGAAGCACGCACCCAAGATCGTTCGGGTGAACGATAAAAATCGAATTGTCACGGTGAGCTGA